Proteins encoded together in one Pongo pygmaeus isolate AG05252 chromosome Y, NHGRI_mPonPyg2-v2.0_pri, whole genome shotgun sequence window:
- the LOC129025862 gene encoding LOW QUALITY PROTEIN: glutamate dehydrogenase 1, mitochondrial-like (The sequence of the model RefSeq protein was modified relative to this genomic sequence to represent the inferred CDS: inserted 1 base in 1 codon; substituted 1 base at 1 genomic stop codon), protein MVEGFFNCGASIVEDNLVEDMRTWESEKQKENRLCGILWIIKPCNHVLSLSFRIGQDXGSWEVIXGYPAQHSQHRMPCKGSVHYSTDVSVDEVKALASLMTHKCAVVDVPFGGAKVGVKINPKNYTSNELEKITGSFTMELAKKDFIGRGIDVPAPDLSTGEREMSWITDAYASTIEHYDINTQAHVTGKPISQGVIHGRISATGHGVFHGIENIINEASYMSILGMTPGFGDKTFVVQGFGNLGLHSMRYLHRFGAKCIDVGESEGSIWNPGGIYPKEVEDFKLQRGSILGFPKAKPCEGSILAANCDILIPAASEKQLTKSNEPRVKGNIIAEGAKGPTTPEADKIFLEGNIIVIPDLYLNAGGMTVSYFEWLKNLNHVSCSRLTFKYERDSNYHLLKSVQESLERQFGKHGGTIPIVPTAEFQDRTPGASEKDIKHSGLVYTMERFARQIMYTDRKYNLGLDLRTAAYVNTIEKVFKVYNEAGVTFT, encoded by the exons ATGGTGGAGGGCTTCTTCAATTGCGGCGCCAGCATCGTGGAGGACAACCTGGTGGAGGACATGAGGACCTGGGAGAGCGAGAAGCAGAAGGAGAACAGGCTGTGCGGCATCCTGTGGATAATCAAGCCCTGCAACCATGTGCTGAGTCTCTCCTTCCGCATCGGGCAAG ACGGCTCCTGGGAGGTCATCTAAGGTTACCCGGCCCAGCACAGCCAGCACCGCATGCCCTGCAAGGGAAGTGTCCATTACAGCACTGATGTGAGTGTAGATGAAGTAAAAGCTTTGGCTTCTCTGATGACACACAAGTGTGCGGTGGTTGATGTGCCATTTGGGGGTGCTAAAGTTGGTGTTAAGATCAATCCCAAGAACTATACTAGTAATGAATTGGAAAAGATCACAGGGAGCTTCACCATGGAGCTGGCAAAGAAGGACTTTATTGGTCGTGGCATTGATGTGCCTGCTCCAGACCTGAGCACAGGTGAGAGGGAGATGTCCTGGATCACTGATGCCTATGCCAGTACCATAGAACACTATGACATTAATACACAAGCTCATGTTACTGGTAAACCCATCAGCCAAGGGGTAATCCATGGACGCATCTCTGCTACTGGCCATGGTGTCTTCCATGGGATTGAAAACATCATCAATGAAGCTTCTTACATGAGCATTTTAGGAATGACACCAGGGTTTGGAGATAAAACATTTGTCGTTCAGGGATTTGGTAATCTGGGCCTACACTCTATGAGATATTTACATCGGTTTGGTGCTAAATGTATTGATGTTGGTGAGTCTGAAGGGAGTATATGGAATCCAggtggtatttacccaaaggaagtGGAAGACTTCAAATTGCAACGTGGGTCCATTCTGGGCTTCCCCAAGGCAAAGCCCTGTGAAGGAAGCATCTTGGCAGCCAACTGTGACATACTGATCCCAGCTGCCAGTGAGAAGCAGTTGACCAAATCCAATGAACCCAGAGTCAAAGGCAATATCATTGCTGAAGGTGCCAAGGGGCCAACAACTCCAGAAGCTGACAAGATCTTCCTGGAGGGAAACATAATTGTTATTCCAGATCTCTACTTGAATGCTGGAGGAATGACAGTATCTTACTTTGAGTGGCTGAAGAATCTAAATCATGTCAGCTGTAGCCGTTTGACTTTCAAATATGAAAGGGATTCTAACTACCACTTGCTTAAGTCTGTTCAAGAGAGTTTAGAAAGACAATTTGGAAAGCATGGTGGAACTATTCCCATTGTACCCACGGCAGAGTTCCAAGACAGGACACCGGGTGCATCTGAGAAAGACATCAAGCACTCTGGCTTGGTGTACACAATGGAGCGTTTTGCGAGGCAAATCATGTACACAGACAGGAAGTATAACCTTGGATTGGACCTGAGAACAGCTGCTTATGTCAATACCATTGAGAAAGTCTTCAAAGTGTACAATGAAGCTGGTGTGACCTTCACATAG